A window of the Candidatus Hydrogenedentota bacterium genome harbors these coding sequences:
- a CDS encoding Arc family DNA-binding protein has product MAEKKSFLLRLPPELLEDLNRWAADELRSLNGQIEYLLRDAVRKRGRERKRTEPEAKEPEEDGGRL; this is encoded by the coding sequence GTGGCCGAGAAAAAGTCCTTCCTGCTGCGGCTGCCGCCGGAGCTGCTCGAAGACCTGAACCGCTGGGCCGCGGACGAACTCCGCAGCCTCAACGGCCAGATCGAGTATCTGCTCCGCGACGCCGTGCGAAAGCGCGGGAGGGAGCGGAAGAGGACCGAACCGGAGGCAAAGGAGCCTGAGGAAGATGGCGGACGATTATGA
- a CDS encoding SPFH domain-containing protein: protein MMLFLLFTTGVLIASGIVWGAANEAVPVVVVLALLGTVWVVCAGGFFTLQPNEAAALILFGKYMGTVRESGFHWANPFYLKRKVSLRRRNLNGATIKVNDLRGNPIEIAAVMVWRVADAAKAIFDVDHFENYVAVQSEAALRHMAMAYPYDDFHATEEISLRGSTDEVSKALQQEVQERVAPAGVVVEESRLAHLAYAPEIAGAMLQRQQAEAVVAARARIVEGAVGMVEMALDKLEESKRFPLDDERKAAMVSNLLVVLCSHESTRPVVNAGTLYQ from the coding sequence ATGATGCTCTTTCTCCTCTTCACAACAGGCGTCCTGATCGCCTCGGGAATCGTCTGGGGGGCCGCCAACGAGGCCGTGCCGGTCGTTGTCGTGCTCGCCCTTCTCGGCACGGTATGGGTGGTCTGTGCGGGGGGCTTCTTCACCCTCCAGCCGAACGAGGCCGCCGCGCTCATCCTGTTCGGGAAATACATGGGCACGGTGCGCGAGAGCGGGTTCCACTGGGCGAACCCGTTTTACCTCAAGCGCAAGGTGTCCCTGCGCCGCCGCAACCTGAACGGGGCGACGATCAAGGTGAACGACCTGCGCGGGAACCCGATCGAGATCGCGGCGGTCATGGTGTGGCGGGTGGCAGACGCGGCCAAGGCCATTTTCGACGTGGACCATTTTGAGAACTACGTCGCCGTCCAGAGCGAGGCGGCGCTGCGGCACATGGCGATGGCCTACCCCTACGACGACTTCCACGCCACGGAGGAGATTTCGCTGCGCGGCAGCACGGACGAGGTCTCGAAAGCGCTCCAGCAGGAGGTGCAGGAGCGGGTGGCCCCGGCGGGGGTGGTGGTGGAGGAGAGCCGGCTCGCCCATCTGGCCTACGCGCCGGAGATCGCGGGGGCCATGCTCCAGCGCCAGCAGGCGGAGGCCGTGGTGGCGGCGCGCGCCCGCATCGTGGAGGGCGCCGTGGGCATGGTGGAGATGGCGCTGGACAAACTGGAGGAGTCAAAGCGTTTTCCGCTGGACGACGAGCGGAAGGCAGCGATGGTCAGCAACCTTCTGGTGGTGCTGTGCAGCCACGAGTCCACCCGGCCCGTGGTGAACGCGGGCACGCTGTACCAGTAG
- a CDS encoding pectate lyase yields the protein MLSRFRPDRVPAFPGAEGFGKYTIGGRGGRVFEVTHLGDSGPGSFREACEAEGPRTVVFRVSGNIALASQIKIRNPFLTIAGQTAPGDGICVKDYQVSFNTQHLIVRYMRFRPGDETKKEQDAFGGEGDHLLVDHCSVSWGVDETLSINKGANATVQWCMVTESLTDSIHKKGKHGYGGLWGGPGGSWHHNLLAHHSSRNPRASGNEASGLMDMRNNVIYNWGFNSAYGGEMWPRNWINNYYKHGPATDREVRGRIFLQKDPRGKMYCDGNFVWGFPKITRDNWNGGVHFAPDGEATEATLRVTTPYVVAPVETQSAEDAFEAVLRQAGCSLRRDAVDTRIVHEVRTGTAKFGETYEGGGKGIIDSQAAVGGWPELNSLPAPPDTDHDGMPDDWERTHGLDPANPADGAETGPDGYTRLEEYLNSLA from the coding sequence GTGCTGTCCCGTTTCCGTCCGGACCGCGTCCCGGCGTTTCCGGGGGCCGAGGGTTTCGGCAAGTACACGATCGGCGGGCGCGGCGGAAGGGTATTTGAGGTGACCCATCTGGGCGACAGCGGCCCCGGCAGTTTCCGGGAGGCCTGCGAGGCGGAGGGGCCGCGGACCGTCGTCTTCCGTGTCTCGGGAAACATCGCCCTGGCGTCCCAGATCAAGATCAGGAACCCCTTTCTGACCATTGCGGGCCAGACCGCCCCGGGCGACGGCATCTGCGTGAAGGACTACCAGGTCAGTTTCAACACCCAGCATCTGATTGTGCGGTATATGCGGTTCCGTCCGGGCGACGAGACCAAGAAGGAGCAGGACGCTTTCGGCGGGGAGGGGGACCATCTCCTGGTGGACCACTGCTCCGTGAGCTGGGGGGTGGACGAGACGCTCTCCATCAACAAGGGGGCCAACGCCACGGTGCAGTGGTGCATGGTGACCGAAAGCCTCACCGACTCGATACACAAGAAGGGGAAGCACGGCTACGGCGGCCTGTGGGGCGGCCCGGGCGGCTCGTGGCACCACAACCTCCTCGCGCACCACTCCAGCCGGAACCCCCGCGCCTCGGGCAACGAGGCGTCCGGGCTCATGGACATGCGCAACAACGTCATCTACAACTGGGGGTTCAACAGCGCCTACGGCGGCGAGATGTGGCCGCGCAACTGGATCAACAACTACTACAAACACGGCCCCGCCACGGACAGGGAGGTGCGCGGACGCATCTTCCTCCAGAAGGACCCGCGCGGAAAGATGTACTGCGACGGCAACTTCGTCTGGGGCTTCCCGAAGATCACCCGCGACAACTGGAACGGCGGCGTCCATTTCGCCCCCGACGGCGAAGCCACCGAGGCAACCCTCCGCGTCACCACCCCCTACGTCGTGGCCCCCGTGGAAACACAGTCTGCGGAGGACGCCTTCGAGGCGGTGCTGCGGCAGGCGGGGTGCTCCCTGCGGCGGGACGCCGTGGACACCCGCATCGTCCACGAGGTGCGCACCGGCACCGCGAAATTCGGGGAGACCTACGAGGGCGGGGGAAAGGGAATCATAGACTCCCAGGCCGCTGTCGGCGGCTGGCCCGAACTGAACAGCCTTCCCGCGCCCCCGGACACCGACCACGACGGCATGCCGGACGACTGGGAGCGCACCCACGGCCTCGACCCCGCCAACCCCGCCGACGGCGCGGAGACCGGCCCGGACGGATACACCCGTCTGGAGGAGTATCTGAACTCGCTGGCCTGA
- a CDS encoding type II secretion system F family protein — protein sequence MPQFQYEAKKGPGAPVTGMVEAENQRAAISRLRDMGFFPLRVEEFREKQAKDSLRDALSRIRLKDRNLFLRQLANLCESGMMITRALRTLVEQTENPKLAKVIDQLRDDVQKGNSLADAMDRHPDLFPAMYSNLVRAGETGGMLEEVLWRICAFGEQEEELRGKATSAMIYPAFLLSIGSIAIFILVSFVFPKFVTIFEEFNAELPLPTRMVMGFCDFMGTWWWAVLIVLFVLGTAVVRHVRTDTGRRQMDTFLLRVPVIRTVIVKYEMAKFARTLGTLMDNGVPILTSIKITADTMTNRLIRDEVSQIHIGITEGESLSECLRKRLFFTPMVVSMFAVGEESGRVGAVAKRVADAYDIEVDRAVKAMAALFEPLLIVVMGVVVGFLVIAMLLPMLTLSSTIGA from the coding sequence ATGCCCCAGTTCCAGTATGAGGCGAAAAAGGGCCCCGGCGCGCCGGTCACGGGCATGGTCGAGGCCGAGAACCAGCGCGCCGCCATCTCCCGCCTGCGGGACATGGGCTTCTTCCCCCTCCGCGTGGAGGAGTTCCGCGAGAAGCAGGCGAAGGACTCCCTCCGCGACGCCCTGTCCCGCATCCGCCTGAAGGACCGCAACCTCTTCCTGCGCCAGCTCGCCAACCTGTGCGAGTCCGGCATGATGATCACCCGCGCCCTGCGCACCCTGGTCGAGCAGACCGAAAACCCCAAACTGGCCAAGGTCATTGACCAGCTCCGCGACGACGTCCAGAAGGGCAACAGCCTCGCCGACGCCATGGACCGGCACCCCGACCTCTTCCCCGCCATGTACAGCAACCTGGTCCGCGCGGGGGAAACCGGCGGCATGCTGGAGGAGGTGCTCTGGCGCATCTGCGCCTTCGGCGAGCAGGAGGAGGAGCTGCGCGGCAAGGCCACCTCCGCCATGATCTACCCGGCCTTCCTGCTGTCCATCGGCTCCATCGCCATCTTCATCCTCGTCTCCTTCGTGTTCCCCAAGTTTGTCACCATTTTCGAGGAGTTCAACGCCGAACTTCCCCTGCCCACCCGCATGGTCATGGGCTTCTGCGACTTCATGGGCACCTGGTGGTGGGCCGTCCTGATCGTCCTCTTCGTCCTGGGCACCGCCGTGGTGCGCCATGTCCGCACCGACACCGGCCGGCGGCAGATGGACACCTTCCTTCTGCGCGTTCCCGTCATCCGAACCGTCATCGTCAAGTACGAGATGGCCAAGTTCGCCCGCACCCTCGGCACCCTCATGGACAACGGCGTCCCCATCCTCACGTCCATCAAGATCACCGCCGACACCATGACCAACCGCCTCATCCGCGACGAGGTCAGCCAGATCCACATCGGCATCACCGAGGGCGAAAGCCTCAGCGAGTGCCTCCGCAAGCGCCTGTTCTTCACCCCCATGGTCGTGAGCATGTTCGCCGTCGGCGAGGAGAGCGGCCGCGTGGGCGCCGTCGCCAAGCGCGTCGCCGACGCCTACGACATCGAGGTGGACCGCGCCGTCAAGGCCATGGCCGCCCTCTTCGAGCCCCTCCTCATCGTGGTCATGGGCGTCGTCGTCGGCTTCCTCGTCATCGCCATGCTCCTGCCCATGCTCACCCTCAGCTCCACCATTGGGGCCTAG
- a CDS encoding type II/IV secretion system protein codes for MAASGFEQFLLRQEVLDAARLERARAEAAKNGLSLLAAVVQMGYLPPEKAYEALAQFCEMRFVLPSKITIPPELISKVPARFATHYGFVPVQERDGLLVVAVSDPLNAQLLDDIRLVLKRRIEAVVTTPQEIARVTRDLYGVGADTMEKMLISAAEGAEGVVNLESSQSSSDLGDDSIDASIIKFVNELILEAIQSDTTDIHIEPFEEALRVRYRIDGILHQAPTPPSIRGFHSAIVSRIKIMANLNIAEKRLPQDGKILASFGDNHYDLRVSILPTPHGETVNIRILSRSSMAMTLDQLGFLAEDLEVFNRFITKPHGIILVTGPTGSGKTTTLYAALAKLNQLDRKIITIEDPIEYQLAGVSQMQVQPKIGFDFALGLRAMLRHDPDIMLVGEIRDYETAEMAIRSSLTGHLVLSTLHTNDSAGAVTRLVDMGIEPFLISSTMIASIAQRLVRRVCRECGEPHEPDTELLLREFGLRPDQLEGAAFRHGRGCDACRHTGFRGRLAIYEMLAFTEEIKRMTVERLNALDIKRVAMRNGMKTLRYSGWQRVKSGGTTFEEVLRLTADTEDFGLGTDRSNAPVPV; via the coding sequence GTGGCCGCGAGCGGTTTTGAGCAGTTTCTGCTGAGGCAGGAGGTCCTGGACGCGGCGCGTCTGGAGCGCGCCCGGGCCGAGGCCGCGAAAAACGGCCTGAGTCTCCTGGCCGCCGTCGTGCAGATGGGCTACCTCCCCCCCGAAAAGGCCTACGAGGCCCTCGCCCAGTTCTGCGAAATGCGCTTCGTCCTCCCGTCGAAGATCACCATCCCCCCGGAACTGATCAGCAAGGTTCCCGCCCGCTTCGCCACGCACTACGGCTTCGTCCCCGTGCAGGAGCGGGACGGCCTGCTGGTGGTCGCCGTAAGTGACCCGCTGAACGCCCAGCTTCTGGACGACATCCGCCTGGTGCTCAAGCGGCGCATCGAGGCCGTGGTGACCACCCCGCAGGAGATCGCCCGGGTCACCCGCGACCTCTACGGCGTGGGCGCGGACACGATGGAGAAGATGCTCATCAGCGCGGCCGAGGGCGCCGAGGGCGTGGTGAACCTGGAGTCCTCGCAGTCCAGCTCGGACCTCGGCGACGACAGCATAGACGCCTCCATCATCAAGTTCGTGAACGAGCTGATCCTCGAGGCGATCCAGTCGGACACGACGGACATCCACATCGAGCCCTTCGAGGAGGCCCTGCGCGTCCGGTACCGCATTGACGGCATCCTGCACCAGGCCCCGACGCCCCCGAGCATCCGGGGCTTCCACTCGGCCATCGTCTCGCGCATCAAAATCATGGCCAACCTTAACATCGCGGAGAAGCGCCTGCCGCAGGACGGCAAAATCCTCGCCTCCTTCGGCGACAACCACTACGACCTGCGCGTCTCGATCCTGCCCACGCCGCACGGCGAGACGGTGAACATCCGCATCCTGAGCCGCTCGTCCATGGCGATGACGCTGGACCAGCTCGGCTTCCTCGCCGAGGACCTGGAGGTGTTCAACCGGTTCATCACCAAGCCCCACGGCATCATCCTCGTGACGGGCCCCACGGGCAGCGGCAAGACCACGACGCTCTACGCCGCCCTGGCGAAGCTCAACCAGCTCGACCGGAAGATCATCACCATCGAGGACCCCATCGAGTACCAGCTCGCCGGGGTTTCCCAGATGCAGGTGCAGCCGAAAATCGGGTTCGACTTCGCCCTGGGCCTGCGGGCCATGCTCCGCCACGACCCCGACATCATGCTCGTGGGCGAGATCCGCGACTACGAGACCGCCGAAATGGCGATCCGGTCCAGCCTCACGGGCCACCTGGTCCTGAGCACCCTGCACACCAACGACTCCGCCGGGGCCGTCACCCGCCTCGTGGACATGGGCATCGAGCCCTTCCTCATCTCCAGCACCATGATCGCCTCCATCGCCCAGCGCCTGGTCCGCCGCGTCTGCCGCGAGTGCGGCGAGCCCCACGAGCCGGACACGGAGCTGCTCCTCCGCGAGTTCGGGCTGCGGCCCGACCAGCTGGAGGGCGCCGCCTTCCGGCACGGCCGCGGCTGCGACGCCTGCCGCCACACGGGCTTCAGGGGCCGCCTCGCCATCTATGAGATGCTCGCCTTCACCGAGGAGATCAAGCGCATGACCGTGGAGCGGCTCAACGCGCTGGACATCAAGCGGGTCGCCATGCGCAACGGCATGAAGACCCTGCGTTATTCCGGGTGGCAGCGTGTGAAATCGGGGGGCACCACCTTCGAGGAGGTCCTCCGGCTGACCGCAGACACCGAGGACTTCGGACTCGGCACGGACCGAAGCAATGCCCCAGTTCCAGTATGA
- a CDS encoding sigma-70 family RNA polymerase sigma factor, which produces MQMSRHNTKDWSATDDTALALAARAGDAAAFEEIVRRYQGRVYAAAYRVTGNREDALDAAQDALIKAHRKLSSWEPTGSFLSWLLRLTTNQAIDHVRKRIRRPQEALDEAFVGDTEHAPVEPHVAATDEAVAAREIDERVRGALRVLSPMQRDVFVLRHFEGFSLVEIAGQLGCTVGSVKVHLFRALKKLRTELKDMAPDAPDAREGDE; this is translated from the coding sequence ATGCAGATGTCCCGCCACAACACGAAGGACTGGTCCGCCACGGACGACACCGCGCTGGCTCTGGCGGCGCGGGCGGGCGACGCGGCCGCCTTCGAGGAGATCGTGCGGCGGTATCAGGGCCGGGTGTACGCGGCGGCCTACCGCGTCACGGGCAACCGCGAGGACGCCCTGGACGCGGCGCAGGACGCGCTGATCAAGGCCCACCGGAAGTTGTCGTCGTGGGAGCCGACGGGCAGTTTTTTGTCGTGGCTCCTGCGGCTCACGACGAACCAGGCGATAGACCATGTCCGCAAGCGGATCCGGCGGCCCCAGGAGGCGCTGGACGAGGCCTTCGTGGGCGACACGGAGCACGCGCCCGTGGAGCCGCATGTGGCCGCGACGGACGAGGCGGTGGCGGCGCGGGAGATTGACGAGCGCGTGCGCGGCGCGTTGCGGGTGCTGTCGCCGATGCAGCGCGACGTGTTTGTCCTCAGACACTTCGAGGGGTTTTCCCTCGTGGAGATAGCGGGGCAGCTGGGCTGCACCGTGGGCAGTGTGAAAGTACACCTGTTTAGGGCGTTGAAGAAATTGCGCACCGAACTCAAAGACATGGCGCCGGACGCTCCGGACGCGCGGGAAGGGGACGAGTGA
- a CDS encoding sodium:alanine symporter family protein translates to MLLWIENALNAANGILWGPPMLILLFGTHLFLTVRLRFIQRHLGTAVRLSLKRDEAGGGDISPFGALTTALAATVGTGNIVGVATAVSLGGPGAVLWMWLTGVFGISTKYAEALLSVKYRIKGPSGAMAGGPMYVLERGLGWKWLGVLFAVFTVVASFGIGNMVQANALSHLLLENTGAPLWASGLVMSLLTGVVVLGGIKSIARVCQALVPFMALFYIVGCLVLLVMFADTLPETVALIVKSAFTGQAAAGGFLGAGMREAVRFGIARGLFSNESGMGSAPIVAAAAQTRNPVRQALVSASGTFWDTVVICLMTGLVIVNSGKWQEGLQGAKLSHETFASLPVLGPVILTVGMATFVFSTILGWSYYGEKACEYLAGARSVLVYRALWTVAVLAGALVNLPLVWSFADFANALMALPNLVALLLLSGVVVAETRKYLWDGNLDMESADEAPQEKP, encoded by the coding sequence ATGCTGCTGTGGATTGAAAACGCGCTGAATGCGGCGAACGGCATTTTGTGGGGCCCCCCCATGCTGATATTGCTTTTCGGCACGCACCTGTTTCTTACCGTGCGGCTGCGGTTCATCCAGCGCCATCTGGGCACGGCGGTCCGTCTGTCCCTCAAGCGGGACGAGGCCGGCGGCGGGGACATCAGCCCCTTCGGCGCGCTGACCACGGCGCTGGCGGCCACGGTGGGCACCGGCAACATTGTCGGCGTGGCCACGGCGGTTTCCCTGGGCGGCCCCGGGGCGGTGCTGTGGATGTGGCTGACCGGGGTTTTCGGCATTTCCACCAAGTACGCCGAGGCACTGTTGTCGGTGAAGTACCGGATAAAGGGGCCCTCGGGCGCCATGGCCGGCGGGCCCATGTATGTCCTGGAGCGGGGGCTGGGCTGGAAGTGGCTCGGCGTGCTCTTCGCGGTGTTCACCGTGGTCGCCTCCTTCGGCATAGGCAACATGGTGCAGGCCAACGCCCTGTCGCACCTGCTGCTGGAGAACACGGGGGCCCCGCTGTGGGCCAGCGGGCTGGTCATGAGCCTCCTGACGGGGGTGGTGGTGCTGGGCGGCATCAAGTCCATCGCCCGTGTCTGCCAGGCCCTGGTGCCGTTCATGGCCCTGTTTTACATCGTCGGCTGCCTCGTGCTGCTTGTCATGTTTGCGGACACCCTTCCGGAGACGGTGGCGCTGATTGTGAAGAGCGCGTTCACGGGACAGGCCGCGGCCGGGGGCTTCCTCGGGGCGGGGATGCGGGAGGCGGTGCGTTTCGGCATCGCGCGCGGGCTGTTCTCCAACGAGTCCGGCATGGGCAGCGCGCCCATCGTGGCCGCCGCGGCGCAGACGCGCAACCCCGTCCGGCAGGCCCTGGTCTCCGCCTCGGGCACCTTCTGGGACACCGTGGTCATCTGCCTTATGACCGGCCTGGTCATCGTCAACTCCGGAAAATGGCAGGAGGGCCTTCAGGGGGCGAAACTGAGCCACGAGACCTTTGCCAGCCTGCCGGTGCTGGGGCCGGTCATTCTGACGGTGGGCATGGCCACCTTCGTCTTCTCCACCATCCTCGGGTGGTCCTACTACGGTGAAAAGGCCTGCGAGTACCTCGCGGGGGCCCGCTCGGTGCTTGTCTACCGCGCCCTGTGGACCGTGGCGGTGCTGGCGGGGGCCCTGGTCAATCTGCCGCTGGTCTGGTCCTTCGCCGATTTCGCCAACGCCCTCATGGCCCTTCCCAATCTGGTCGCCCTGCTGCTGCTCAGCGGCGTGGTGGTGGCGGAGACGCGGAAGTACCTCTGGGACGGCAACCTGGACATGGAAAGCGCGGACGAGGCGCCGCAGGAAAAGCCCTAG
- a CDS encoding glycosyltransferase, whose protein sequence is MLLPVWNAAATLPAAVDSVRNQTFQDWELLVVDDGSTDESPEIAGKLAREDARIRTLHTPHRGIVAALNTAAEAARGRLLARMDADDLSLPHRLEAQRALLEADPGIGLCGGVVRITGEPVGSGARRYEAWVNGLLTHREIVREILVECPVPHPTFLMPKALFEELGGYRDCGWPEDYDLVLRVWRAGRRFAKPSVPVLEWRDHGRRLSRTDPRYAEAAFRRCKRHYLAESGLWDGRRFFQWGAGEVGKRWLREWETLRPEAVVDINPRKIGRTIHGTPVIAPPDLPPPDGVFVVAAVGTPGARDDIRTRLLPRGYAEGEDFLFLA, encoded by the coding sequence GTGCTCCTGCCCGTGTGGAACGCGGCGGCCACCCTGCCGGCAGCCGTGGACTCCGTCCGAAACCAGACCTTTCAGGACTGGGAACTGCTCGTTGTGGATGACGGGTCCACGGACGAAAGCCCCGAAATCGCCGGCAAGCTGGCCCGGGAGGACGCCCGAATCCGCACGCTGCACACCCCGCACCGGGGCATTGTGGCGGCGCTGAACACGGCGGCCGAAGCGGCACGCGGCCGCCTGCTGGCCCGGATGGACGCGGACGACCTTTCCCTGCCCCACCGGCTGGAGGCGCAGCGCGCCCTGCTGGAGGCCGACCCCGGCATCGGCCTCTGCGGCGGCGTGGTGCGCATCACGGGGGAACCGGTGGGATCCGGCGCCCGGCGCTACGAGGCCTGGGTGAACGGCCTGCTCACCCACCGGGAAATCGTCCGGGAAATCCTCGTGGAATGCCCCGTGCCGCACCCGACCTTCCTGATGCCCAAAGCCCTCTTCGAGGAGCTGGGCGGATACCGGGACTGCGGCTGGCCCGAGGACTATGACCTGGTCCTCCGCGTCTGGCGGGCCGGACGGCGCTTCGCCAAGCCGTCCGTCCCGGTGCTCGAATGGCGCGACCACGGCCGCCGCCTTTCGAGGACCGACCCCCGCTACGCCGAGGCGGCCTTCCGGCGGTGCAAGCGGCATTATCTGGCGGAAAGCGGGCTTTGGGACGGGCGGCGCTTCTTCCAGTGGGGGGCGGGGGAGGTGGGGAAGCGCTGGCTCCGCGAGTGGGAAACCCTCCGGCCGGAGGCGGTGGTGGACATCAACCCCCGCAAGATCGGCCGCACCATCCACGGCACCCCCGTCATCGCGCCACCAGACCTCCCCCCGCCGGACGGGGTGTTCGTTGTGGCCGCCGTCGGCACCCCCGGCGCCCGGGACGACATCCGGACAAGACTGCTTCCCCGGGGCTATGCCGAGGGGGAGGATTTCCTGTTTCTGGCCTAG
- the hemH gene encoding ferrochelatase: METDNREAGSGGRMGLLLLQTGSPDTCDLAGVRRYLRRFLMDPHVISLPFPLRALLVHGIIAPLRARKSLELYRHIWTGQGAPLTAHTRNLAAAIAARRPDLCVRHAAVYASPTPGDALRDFVQEGVGEVLVLPLFPQHATASRGAALAAVRAAAARAPHAPALRELPPFYDAPWFIEPLARLYGPLLRDFAPDRVIFSFHGLPLAQAARDAAAGPECDYVGQCKATMDALVGVLGLDTDRCRLGWQSRFGRGWLAPDTESLLAAAPAGGAARVALCAPCFVADCLETLEELGLRGRACFMAAGGRELLLLPCLNVSDDWVEAVCRRALPPPKAKN, translated from the coding sequence ATGGAGACGGACAACCGAGAGGCGGGCTCCGGCGGGCGCATGGGGCTGCTGCTGCTGCAGACGGGCTCCCCGGACACCTGCGACCTCGCGGGGGTGCGTCGCTACCTGCGCCGGTTTCTCATGGACCCCCATGTGATCTCCCTCCCTTTTCCCCTGCGCGCCCTGCTGGTCCACGGGATCATCGCCCCGTTGCGGGCGCGGAAGAGCCTGGAACTGTACCGGCACATCTGGACCGGCCAGGGGGCCCCGCTGACGGCGCACACCCGAAACCTGGCGGCGGCCATCGCGGCGCGCCGTCCGGACCTGTGCGTGCGGCACGCCGCGGTCTACGCCAGCCCGACCCCCGGCGACGCCCTGCGGGACTTTGTCCAGGAGGGCGTCGGGGAGGTGCTTGTGCTTCCCCTCTTTCCCCAGCACGCCACGGCGAGCCGGGGCGCCGCCCTGGCGGCGGTTCGGGCGGCGGCCGCGCGGGCGCCGCATGCGCCCGCTCTCCGGGAGCTCCCCCCCTTTTATGACGCCCCGTGGTTCATCGAGCCCCTCGCCCGCCTGTATGGTCCCCTGTTGCGGGACTTTGCGCCGGACCGGGTGATCTTCAGTTTTCACGGACTCCCCCTCGCCCAGGCCGCACGGGACGCGGCGGCGGGGCCGGAATGTGACTACGTGGGACAGTGCAAGGCCACCATGGACGCCCTGGTCGGGGTGCTTGGGCTGGATACGGACCGATGCCGTCTGGGGTGGCAGTCCCGGTTTGGGCGCGGCTGGCTGGCCCCGGACACGGAGAGCCTGCTTGCCGCCGCCCCGGCCGGGGGAGCCGCGCGGGTCGCCCTCTGCGCGCCCTGTTTTGTCGCCGACTGCCTGGAAACGCTGGAGGAACTGGGGCTGCGGGGACGGGCGTGTTTTATGGCGGCCGGGGGCCGGGAACTGCTGCTGCTGCCCTGCCTGAACGTTTCGGACGACTGGGTGGAGGCGGTATGCCGGCGGGCCCTTCCCCCGCCGAAAGCCAAAAACTGA
- a CDS encoding prepilin-type N-terminal cleavage/methylation domain-containing protein has product MRQAGFTLIEMMISVAIVLVVSMLGYIAFSSSYEAIDLNQRMGALQADCRDAMRALSDEAQMAVKRAAPGQVLPAGAQDLRVNPGNPREITYVVPTANDGTAFSPVRTIRFESEDLPAAGLENGEFGNGRLDPGEDTDGNGRLTRQLVLINGIQRRVLGSATTLANVAFDLSADGSCLVVTMTAVTPIAQDSARMLRVDTESTIYLMN; this is encoded by the coding sequence ATGAGACAGGCGGGATTCACCCTCATAGAAATGATGATTTCGGTGGCCATCGTGCTGGTGGTCAGCATGCTCGGCTACATCGCCTTCTCCTCCAGTTACGAGGCCATAGACCTGAACCAGCGCATGGGCGCCCTCCAGGCGGACTGCCGGGACGCCATGCGCGCCCTGAGCGACGAGGCGCAGATGGCCGTCAAGCGGGCGGCCCCCGGGCAGGTGCTGCCGGCCGGCGCCCAGGATCTGCGGGTGAACCCCGGAAATCCGCGCGAAATCACCTATGTTGTTCCAACCGCGAACGACGGGACGGCTTTCTCCCCCGTGCGGACCATCCGGTTTGAGTCGGAAGACCTGCCCGCCGCCGGGCTGGAAAACGGCGAGTTTGGCAACGGGCGGCTGGACCCGGGCGAGGACACGGACGGCAACGGGCGTCTCACGCGCCAGCTGGTCCTGATTAACGGGATTCAGCGGCGGGTGCTGGGCAGCGCCACCACGCTGGCAAATGTCGCCTTTGACCTTTCGGCCGACGGCAGCTGCCTGGTGGTCACCATGACCGCCGTCACCCCAATCGCCCAGGACAGCGCCCGGATGCTGCGCGTGGACACCGAAAGCACCATTTACCTGATGAACTGA